The following proteins are encoded in a genomic region of Paenibacillus antri:
- a CDS encoding ABC transporter ATP-binding protein, with product MSRREALLEVRELKTYYSTETGVTRSVDGVSFKIERGEVLGVVGESGCGKSVMSYSVMGLVEEPGRIVGGEIIFEGTDLAKLSKGELKKLQGNAMSMIFQEPLTSLNPLLTIGYQISENIMLHQAAKKKTAKQRSIEMLRKVGIARPEAVFRSYPHELSGGMRQRAMIAIALSCNPKLLIADEPTTALDVTIQAQILRLMQELRDETQASIMIITHDLGVIAEMVDRVIVMYAGQVVEEGDVYELFRAPKHPYTLGLIRSTPRLEETRVELDSIPGTVPAPSRMPAGCRFHPRCAFAAKRCASEAPPLRELGSGTKARCWLHEEGEVNLVDERKPGDAVAGG from the coding sequence ATGTCGAGGCGAGAAGCGCTGTTGGAGGTACGCGAACTAAAGACGTATTATTCGACCGAGACGGGAGTGACTCGCTCCGTGGACGGCGTATCCTTCAAGATCGAACGCGGAGAGGTGCTGGGAGTCGTGGGCGAGTCCGGGTGCGGCAAGAGCGTGATGTCGTATTCGGTCATGGGGTTGGTGGAGGAGCCCGGACGGATCGTCGGGGGAGAAATCATTTTCGAAGGAACGGATCTTGCCAAGCTTTCCAAGGGCGAGTTGAAAAAGCTGCAGGGCAATGCGATGTCCATGATTTTCCAAGAGCCTCTTACGTCGCTGAATCCGCTGCTCACCATCGGTTATCAAATTTCGGAAAATATTATGCTGCATCAAGCCGCGAAGAAGAAAACGGCGAAGCAACGAAGCATCGAGATGCTGCGCAAGGTCGGCATCGCGCGGCCGGAGGCGGTGTTCCGCTCGTATCCGCACGAGCTGAGCGGCGGGATGCGGCAACGCGCGATGATCGCGATCGCCCTCTCTTGCAATCCGAAGCTGCTCATCGCCGACGAGCCGACGACGGCGTTGGACGTCACGATACAAGCGCAAATCTTGCGGCTGATGCAAGAGCTTCGAGACGAAACGCAAGCCTCGATTATGATCATTACCCATGACCTGGGCGTCATCGCCGAGATGGTCGATCGCGTCATCGTCATGTATGCCGGGCAGGTCGTGGAAGAAGGGGACGTGTACGAACTCTTCCGCGCCCCGAAGCATCCGTACACCTTGGGGTTGATTCGGAGCACGCCGCGGCTGGAAGAGACGAGAGTCGAGCTGGATTCGATTCCCGGCACGGTGCCGGCGCCTTCTCGGATGCCGGCAGGGTGCCGGTTCCATCCCCGGTGCGCGTTCGCGGCGAAGCGATGCGCGAGCGAGGCTCCGCCGCTTCGCGAGCTGGGGTCGGGAACGAAGGCGAGGTGCTGGCTGCACGAGGAAGGGGAGGTGAATCTCGTTGACGAACGAAAGCCGGGCGACGCCGTTGCTGGAGGTTGA
- a CDS encoding ABC transporter permease — protein MSVDGTRIELANPLQRESARFEVPVKASTFLRWRKLLFSSKTGTAGFAMIALVVLTAALAPYLAPHDPGVMDARNTLAPPFWLEGGSMEHPLGTDNLGRDMLSRIIYGSRISLLVSVAAVMIAGAIGIFLGIVCGYYGGRWFDSLIMRVVDAKMAIPGILLMLVIIGVFGTSVTTLILVIGLTEWTAYTRLIRGEVLSLKQRDYIRAARAIGTRDRTIMLKHILPNIVSLCIVVSTLTVGGNIVLEASLSFLGLGVQPPIVSWGYMLNEGRDHIATSWWISTFPGVAITVTVLGIIFLGDWLRDAFDPRVQSRRS, from the coding sequence ATGTCGGTGGACGGCACTCGAATCGAGTTGGCGAATCCGTTGCAGCGGGAGAGTGCAAGGTTCGAAGTCCCGGTAAAGGCGAGTACGTTCCTTAGGTGGAGGAAGCTGCTGTTCTCAAGCAAGACCGGCACGGCAGGCTTCGCGATGATCGCCTTGGTCGTCTTGACCGCGGCGCTTGCGCCCTATCTGGCCCCGCACGACCCGGGCGTAATGGATGCGAGGAACACGCTGGCGCCGCCGTTCTGGCTGGAGGGCGGATCGATGGAGCACCCGCTCGGGACCGATAATCTCGGCAGAGATATGCTCAGCCGGATCATCTACGGATCCCGGATCTCGTTGCTCGTCAGCGTCGCGGCAGTAATGATCGCGGGGGCGATCGGCATCTTTCTCGGGATCGTCTGCGGGTATTACGGAGGACGTTGGTTCGACTCTTTGATTATGAGGGTGGTCGACGCGAAGATGGCAATCCCGGGCATCTTGCTGATGTTGGTCATTATCGGCGTATTCGGCACAAGCGTCACGACGCTCATTTTGGTCATCGGACTGACCGAATGGACGGCATATACGCGTTTAATCAGGGGGGAGGTGCTCAGCCTCAAACAGCGGGATTACATCCGGGCCGCGCGCGCGATCGGCACCCGGGATCGGACGATTATGCTGAAGCACATATTGCCGAATATCGTGTCCCTCTGCATCGTCGTCTCCACCTTGACGGTCGGCGGCAATATCGTACTGGAAGCTTCGTTGAGCTTCCTGGGATTAGGGGTCCAACCTCCGATCGTCTCCTGGGGATACATGCTCAACGAAGGAAGGGATCATATCGCCACGAGTTGGTGGATATCGACATTCCCCGGCGTCGCCATCACGGTGACGGTGCTCGGCATTATATTCCTAGGGGATTGGCTGCGCGACGCGTTCGATCCCCGCGTGCAGAGCCGGAGGTCATAA